In Geminocystis sp. NIES-3708, a single window of DNA contains:
- a CDS encoding Uma2 family endonuclease, whose protein sequence is MLSEKWNKLTEEEKRKFLPICQDSIIELRSQSDRLKPLQLKIEEYLNSRLRQGYLLNPQDKEVEIYQWEKLIKMPCLLLGENILPNFELPIDYY, encoded by the coding sequence GTGTTATCAGAAAAATGGAATAAATTAACAGAAGAAGAAAAGCGAAAATTTCTACCAATTTGTCAAGATTCTATCATAGAATTGAGATCTCAAAGTGATAGATTAAAACCATTACAGCTAAAAATAGAAGAGTATTTAAACAGTCGATTAAGACAAGGTTACTTACTCAATCCTCAAGATAAAGAAGTAGAAATTTATCAATGGGAAAAACTGATAAAAATGCCTTGTTTGTTATTAGGGGAAAATATATTGCCTAATTTTGAATTGCCGATTGATTATTATTGA
- the htpG gene encoding molecular chaperone HtpG, which translates to MTTVLEKGNISIHTENIFPIIKKSLYTDHEIFLRELISNSVDAISKAKMASLAGEITNELPEPEITVSIDKEKKTLSISDNGIGMTVDEIKKYINQVAFSSAEDFITRYGKTANDLIGHFGLGFYSAFMVSKQVEIDTLSYREGATAIHWSCDGSPEFQISDSTRTTPGTTITLTIMDEETEYLEESRIKNLVKKYSDFVPVAIKMGGEAVNRQKALWKESPQNLTDEDYLEFYRYLYPFQEDPLLWVHLSTDYPFLLNGILYFPKLRPDVDVSKGQIKLFCNQVFVSDHCEEIIPEFLMPLRGVIDSPDIPLNVSRSALTNHRTVRRIADFISKKIGDRLKSLYNDDKAKYISSWEDVGTFVKYGALRDEKFKKQVEDLIIYRTTYQADKVAETPKVEVDSGDDAWKDVTPDNNQPYTTLNEYLDRNKEKHEKRVFYCNNAQTQSTYVDLYKNQDIEVLFMDSFIDTNYFIPFLEREYTDVKFSRVDSELDSSLVEEDKANEIVDANSNKTRAEVIKEIFEKAINKPKVNIKTQSLKSETQEETPPAMVLLPEAMRRFQEMTAMMQQREMKFPEEHMLVINTAHPLIENIYQLNKGAIIQGSGESPTQEMVNLMCQYVYDLALMAQRAFDAEGMTAFVERSNKVLTKLTKR; encoded by the coding sequence ATGACGACTGTACTAGAAAAAGGTAATATCTCCATCCATACCGAGAATATCTTTCCCATTATTAAAAAATCCCTCTATACTGATCATGAAATCTTTTTAAGAGAATTAATATCTAACTCCGTTGACGCTATTTCTAAAGCAAAAATGGCATCTTTAGCGGGAGAAATTACTAACGAGTTACCTGAGCCTGAAATTACTGTTAGTATTGATAAAGAAAAGAAAACTCTTTCTATCAGCGATAACGGTATCGGCATGACAGTTGATGAGATAAAAAAATATATCAACCAAGTTGCCTTTTCTAGCGCTGAAGATTTTATTACTAGATATGGTAAAACCGCCAATGATTTAATCGGGCATTTCGGTTTAGGTTTCTATTCTGCTTTTATGGTGTCTAAGCAGGTAGAAATCGACACTTTATCATATCGTGAAGGGGCAACGGCGATTCACTGGAGTTGTGATGGTTCACCTGAGTTTCAAATAAGTGACTCTACTCGCACCACTCCTGGCACAACTATCACCCTCACTATCATGGATGAGGAAACTGAATATTTAGAAGAATCTCGCATTAAAAATCTTGTCAAGAAATATTCTGACTTTGTACCCGTTGCCATTAAAATGGGCGGTGAAGCGGTTAACCGTCAAAAAGCCTTATGGAAAGAATCTCCCCAAAATCTCACCGATGAAGATTATTTAGAATTTTACCGTTACTTGTATCCTTTCCAAGAAGATCCTTTATTATGGGTACATTTAAGCACAGATTATCCCTTTTTACTCAACGGTATCTTATATTTTCCTAAATTACGTCCTGATGTTGATGTTTCTAAAGGACAAATTAAGTTATTCTGTAACCAAGTATTTGTAAGTGATCATTGTGAAGAGATTATCCCTGAATTTTTGATGCCCCTCAGAGGTGTTATTGATAGTCCTGACATTCCTTTGAACGTTTCTCGTAGTGCTTTAACTAACCATCGCACAGTCAGACGCATTGCAGACTTTATCAGTAAAAAAATAGGCGATCGACTCAAATCTTTATATAATGATGATAAAGCAAAATATATCAGCAGTTGGGAAGATGTCGGCACATTCGTTAAATATGGTGCATTAAGAGATGAAAAATTTAAGAAACAAGTCGAAGATTTAATCATCTATCGCACCACTTATCAAGCTGATAAAGTAGCCGAAACTCCTAAAGTTGAAGTTGACTCTGGAGACGATGCTTGGAAGGATGTCACCCCTGACAATAACCAACCTTACACCACCTTAAACGAATATTTAGATAGAAATAAAGAAAAACACGAAAAACGAGTATTCTACTGTAATAATGCTCAAACTCAAAGCACTTACGTTGACTTGTATAAAAATCAAGACATCGAAGTGTTATTCATGGATTCTTTCATTGACACTAACTACTTTATCCCTTTCCTTGAAAGAGAATATACTGATGTGAAATTCTCAAGGGTTGACTCAGAATTAGACTCTAGTTTGGTGGAAGAAGACAAAGCGAATGAAATTGTTGATGCCAATAGTAATAAAACCCGTGCAGAAGTTATCAAGGAAATTTTTGAGAAAGCCATTAACAAGCCTAAAGTTAACATCAAGACTCAATCCCTAAAAAGCGAAACTCAGGAAGAAACTCCTCCAGCTATGGTATTGTTACCCGAAGCGATGCGTCGTTTCCAAGAGATGACGGCAATGATGCAACAACGAGAGATGAAGTTTCCTGAAGAGCATATGTTAGTAATTAACACTGCTCATCCTTTGATTGAAAATATCTATCAACTTAACAAGGGTGCAATTATTCAAGGTAGCGGTGAATCGCCTACTCAAGAAATGGTTAACCTCATGTGTCAATATGTCTATGATTTAGCCTTGATGGCACAACGGGCATTCGATGCGGAAGGAATGACGGCTTTCGTAGAGCGATCGAACAAAGTGTTAACGAAGCTAACTAAGCGCTAA
- a CDS encoding NfeD family protein produces MSSPVFLWLIIGSILCLMELIFPTAFVEFAMGLSAIIVAGLALLIPYNNVLIILWMIISVVLVIMAKKFIMPKKKDPILEEAQEGITITAIEAGKTGQVMYEGNSWSAICEDENIKIFPDEKVYIVSRNGNTLSVLPTRFLKNSSF; encoded by the coding sequence ATGTCTTCTCCTGTATTTTTATGGCTTATAATTGGCTCTATTTTATGCTTAATGGAATTAATTTTTCCTACAGCTTTTGTAGAATTTGCCATGGGATTAAGTGCAATTATTGTAGCGGGTTTAGCTTTATTAATTCCTTATAATAATGTTTTAATTATTTTATGGATGATTATTTCAGTGGTGCTAGTAATCATGGCTAAAAAGTTTATTATGCCCAAAAAGAAAGATCCTATTTTAGAAGAAGCACAAGAAGGCATAACTATTACGGCAATTGAAGCAGGAAAAACAGGACAAGTTATGTATGAAGGTAATTCATGGAGTGCTATTTGTGAAGATGAAAATATCAAGATTTTTCCTGATGAAAAAGTTTATATTGTTAGTAGAAATGGGAATACTTTATCGGTTTTACCCACAAGATTTTTGAAAAATTCAAGTTTTTAG
- a CDS encoding branched-chain amino acid ABC transporter permease, which produces METIQSLFNGVAVGSIIALAAVGLTLTLGILRLSNFAHGDFLTVGAYLTWLVNNNGVNIWLSMIVAAVGTIILMLISEQLLWKPMRDKRSNSTSLIILSIGLALFLRNGILFIWGGSNQNYDLPLLEAIDIGGVKIAYYRVIVIVLTLIAIVALHFILKNTKIGKAMRAVADNIDLARVSGINVEQVVLFTWVITAVLTAMGGGLYGLITAVRPNMGWFLILPMFAAISLGGIGNPYGAIAGGLIIGIAQELSVPFFGSEYKLAVALVIMIVILLVRPQGIFSK; this is translated from the coding sequence ATGGAAACAATACAATCACTTTTTAATGGTGTGGCAGTAGGTAGTATTATCGCCTTGGCTGCGGTGGGTTTAACTCTCACCTTGGGTATTTTGAGATTATCAAATTTTGCCCATGGTGATTTTTTGACGGTAGGTGCTTATTTAACGTGGTTGGTTAATAATAATGGTGTTAACATTTGGCTATCAATGATCGTAGCGGCAGTAGGGACAATAATTTTAATGTTAATCAGTGAACAGTTATTATGGAAGCCTATGCGAGATAAGCGTTCTAATAGTACATCTTTGATTATTCTTTCTATTGGTTTAGCATTATTCTTACGGAATGGGATTTTATTTATTTGGGGAGGAAGTAACCAAAACTATGATTTACCTTTATTAGAAGCTATTGATATTGGTGGGGTAAAAATTGCTTATTATCGAGTTATTGTCATTGTTTTAACTTTAATTGCGATCGTCGCACTTCATTTTATTCTTAAAAATACCAAAATCGGAAAAGCCATGCGTGCGGTAGCAGATAACATTGATTTAGCAAGAGTTTCGGGTATTAATGTTGAACAGGTAGTCTTATTCACGTGGGTCATTACAGCAGTGTTAACGGCGATGGGAGGGGGTTTATATGGCTTAATTACTGCCGTACGCCCGAACATGGGATGGTTTTTAATTTTACCAATGTTTGCGGCTATCAGTTTAGGAGGTATTGGTAATCCCTATGGTGCGATCGCTGGGGGTTTAATTATTGGTATCGCACAGGAATTAAGTGTACCATTCTTCGGCTCAGAATATAAACTAGCAGTAGCCTTAGTTATAATGATAGTAATTTTATTAGTTCGTCCTCAAGGAATTTTTAGCAAATAA
- a CDS encoding SPFH domain-containing protein, with the protein MESFLFLIIALGGSALFGSVKIVNEKNEFLVERLGSYNKKLEPGLNFVVPFLDKVVYKDTIRDKILDVTPQSCITKDNVSITVDAVVYWRIVDMEKAYYKIENLELGMEKLVLTQIRSEIGKLELDETFVARTEINNILLRELDIATDPWGVKVLRVELKDITPSTAVQQAMEQQMTAERKKRAVILNSEGDRDSAINSAQGRAEAKLLEAESLKKAAILEAEAKKQQQLLQAQATAESLAIIMNQLNSDKGSEKALQFLLTQQYLDTSKTIGSSESSKVLFMSPNAIVSTLQGIGSIIDTENLNQ; encoded by the coding sequence ATGGAATCATTCTTGTTTTTAATTATCGCATTAGGTGGTTCAGCATTATTTGGTAGCGTCAAAATTGTTAATGAAAAAAATGAGTTTTTGGTAGAGCGTCTTGGTAGTTATAATAAAAAATTAGAACCAGGGTTAAATTTTGTTGTCCCATTTCTCGATAAAGTGGTTTATAAAGACACCATCAGAGATAAAATTTTAGATGTAACTCCTCAGTCATGTATCACTAAAGACAATGTATCTATTACTGTTGATGCTGTGGTTTATTGGCGCATTGTGGACATGGAAAAAGCCTATTATAAAATTGAGAATTTAGAATTAGGCATGGAGAAGCTAGTTTTAACCCAAATTCGCTCAGAAATCGGCAAGTTAGAATTAGATGAAACTTTTGTCGCACGGACTGAAATCAACAACATATTACTAAGAGAATTAGATATTGCTACAGATCCTTGGGGAGTGAAAGTGTTGAGAGTAGAATTGAAAGATATTACACCGTCAACTGCTGTACAACAAGCGATGGAGCAACAAATGACGGCAGAAAGAAAAAAACGGGCAGTAATTTTAAACTCCGAAGGGGATAGAGATTCAGCTATTAATTCCGCTCAAGGTAGAGCAGAAGCTAAACTGTTAGAAGCAGAATCTCTGAAAAAAGCAGCTATTTTGGAAGCTGAAGCCAAAAAACAACAGCAACTTCTTCAAGCACAAGCTACCGCCGAATCTTTGGCAATTATCATGAATCAACTTAACAGTGATAAAGGTTCAGAAAAAGCATTACAATTTCTTTTAACTCAACAATATTTAGACACTAGCAAAACTATCGGTAGCAGTGAAAGTAGTAAAGTTCTCTTTATGAGTCCGAATGCTATTGTTTCAACTTTACAGGGTATTGGCTCAATTATCGATACAGAAAACCTCAATCAATAA